The window TCTAGCCTTCGAGATCCTTATGCCATTACACCCGGGCAGCGGAGAAAAAGAAGCGCGGCGGCGGCTTCCCGTCCCAGGGGAACCTTCCCTTTGGGTTCCCCGCGACTCGTTTCCCTCTACTGGCCAGAGCCCTCGTCATGCTCTGTCGCTGGTCGAAGATGAGCTCCTCTTGGATGGGAACGCCCGCCAGAATCTGGCCACCTTCTGCACTACCTGGTTTGAACCGGAAACACGCTATCTCATGGGGCTGGGTCTTGACCGGAATCTTGTCGACCGGGATGAATACCCGCAAACCTCCGAGATTGAACGTCGATGCGTTGCGATGCTAGCCGAGCTGTGGAACGCGCCCTCGCGCGAAGAAGCGGTAGGTTGCTCGACCACCGGCTCCAGTGAAGCTTGCCTCCTGGCGGGCCTTGCGCTTCTCTGGCGGTGGAAATCTCGAGCAGGTTCCTTGCAAGGACCTCCCAATCTTGTGACCGGTCCCGTTCAGGTATGCTGGGAAAAATTTTGCCGGTACTGGGAGGTGGAACTCCGGGAAATAGCAATGGAACCGGGAAAATGGGTTGCGCGTCCCGAGGAGGTTCTGAAACGTTGCGATAAGAACACCATTGGAGTCGTTTGCACCTTGGGTCTTACCTTTACGGGACATTATGAACCGGTGGAAGAAGTGTCAGCCGCTCTGGCTAGGTGGGAAAAGGAACAAGGGATTGAAATTCCCATTCATGTTGACGCGGCAAGCGGAGGGTTTGTAGCCCCATTTATCCATCCACAGCTCCGTTGGGATTTTCGCAACCCCAAAGTGGTCTCCATCAACGCCTCAGGACACAAGTTTGGCCTAGCGCCCCTAGGACTTGGCTGGGTGTTGTGGAGGGAAAAGAGTTTTCTCCCCAGGGAACTAACCTTCTCGGTCCGCTATCTGGGTGGCGAAGTCCCTACTTACGGGCTCACGTTTTCGCGCCCCGGAAGCCAGGTCATTTGCCAGTACTACCAGTTTCTTCGGCTGGGCAGGGAAGGGTATCGCAAAATCCTTTCCGAGTGCTTTGCGATAGCCCAGTTTTTGGCCAGTCAATTGGATGGCTTCGAGTGTTTCCAACTGGTTCACCAAGGCGACCAAGGGATTCCGGTGGTGTGTTGGACGTTGGATCCTTGTTGCCGTCTTCCCTTTAGCCTCTATGACGTTGCAGATCGGCTGCGAACCCGAGGATGGCTGGTTCCGACTTATCCCTTGGTACCCAATTGTCAACAAATGATCGTGCAGCGAGCGGTGATCCGGCCTGGGTTTACCATGGAGCTTGCCTATCTCTTTGTGGACGACCTAAAGAAAACCCTTTCGTATTTGGAGTCGCATCCCCCGGCTGCGCCTCTCACTCAGGAGGAGCTAGGCATGTTTACCCATGGTGGAAGGTGACCAGGTAGGAGAAAAGCCCGAAGAGAAAGAGAACACCTGTCGAGGCTGGAGAAAGAAAAAAGAGGGAGGTAACGGAGCTTGGATTGGATTTCTCTGGAGCAAATGGAACTGTGGCTGCGGCTGGGGGTAACCGAAGAGGAGCGAGCCTGGCCCCAGAAAGTACTTTTGTCCGTTAGGATCGGTTGCCTAGACCTCTCTCCCGCAGCCAAGACCGATGCATTAGAAAAGACGGTGGACTATGCCCGGATCTGCCAATCCATTCGGGATCTTGCCCAGGCGCGACCCCGTTGCCTTTTGGAATCCCTCGCTTGGGAGGTGGCCACAGCCATCTTACAGGAGCCCCTCGTCCAGGAAGTCGAGGTCGAGGTGCGAAAATTTCCCCTCCCTTCCATAGGATGCGTGTCTTTGCGGATCCAACGTTCCAAATCACAGGACGGGCGAGCCGCTGGGCCGTCCCAGGTAAGCTAAAACATGCGATCATCATTCCCTAGGGACTGAAACGCGCTCTATAGGCTCGCTTCCATTGAAGCTCAACGGAAGAGAGAAGCCGCAGAGTCAAGGAGTGGCGCCGAGCGCAGTAGGAGAGCCTCAGCCGGGGCTACCCTGTCGGTAGGGCCGTTCCTCCAGGTTCCCTCCGGGTCGTCCGTTCCCATTCCCCGCCTAATCCAACCGAGCGTTCGAATCTCCCTTATTCGGCTTTCGGACAAGGTTTCAGCTCGATTATGCCCACGGCAGGTTTTCTAGCCCGCCCTCGCTTTCGCTGCCGTGTCTTCTCGGGCTGGCCAAGCCCCCAGAGAGATTCTAGGTTCTCGGTCACTCTCCCGTGCCTTTCGCTCCCTCCGACGCATCCTACGGAGCTCTAGGCCCCTTCCCGTTTGGGGCCTTTCTCCGAGCTCCACCGTACTATGGACCTATCCGAGTCCTACCTGGTCTCTCTTTCGGCCCCACACGGGGCAGTAGTCGGTCCGTTCGGCACCAACACAGCCCACCAGATGGGCCCGCCGTGTTGATTCTTCATCCTTCGCCGCATGCCCTCGCCCGATACCCTGGCGGCTCTCCCCAGTGCCCCCATGGCTCTCTTTCCCAACGCGACTTCGGCCACCGCTGTCACCCTTAGCTGCCGCTCCGGGTACTCCTGGCTGAAGCAATCGTTGCCCGGCGAGGACGACTTCGGCCCTACTGGTCGATGCAACCTTTTGATCCCCGGAGCACACGGAAGCGAAAGCTATCCGTTTTTGCTTGGGTAGCCGAAATGATCCAAACTCTCCTTTGGAAGAGCTGGCATCCCTTTGCGCACGTCTAGAGTCCAAAAAGGGGAAAGCGTTCTCTAAGGAATCGATCCGGGTAGCAGCAACACGGACAAGGTTTGCTATACGTTTGGTGGAGAGGCTCTTTTTTCGTAAGAATTGCTTTTGAATGGCGCAGGGTTGGACAAGCGTAGGGGCGACCATGATCGCCTGGTTACGAAACCACAGAGAAGAGTGAAGGAAAACCAACCGATCACGATTGTGGGAGGCGGAATAGCCGGGTTAGCGCTCGGTATTTGCCTTGCCAAAAGAGGTCTACCCGTGACGGTTCACGAAGCCCAAAGTTACCCCAGGCATAAGGCCTGCGGTGAATTTATCTCTGGACTTTCCTATGAAGTGGTTCGGCAGCTGGGGCTGGAAGATCTGTTGGCTCCCCTGGCCAAAAAGGCAAGGGTCGCGTTTTTTGCCGGAAAACGTCGGGTTTGGGAAGCCACCATTCCAAAACCCGTTTTTGTTTGTTCCCGGCATGAGCTTGATGCGCGTCTTGCTCGAGCGTTTGTCCGTTACGGTGGGGAACTTCGAACGGGAAGCCGGCTTCCCATTCAGGATAGAATAGGCCAGGTGATTGCTTCGGGAAGAAGGAAAGGCAAAAGCTCTTGGCTCGGCCTAAAGGTTCACCTGACTAAGGACCAGCCAGATTGTGACCTGGAACTTCATGTGGGCAAAGGTGCCTACGTCGGGTTTGCATGGCTCCCCGATGGAAGGGTGAATGCATGTGCCCTATTGCAACGAATTCCCCTGGGAACCTTTTCCGATCCCCTCATGCGGTTTGCGAAGGCTTTGGAAGAGGCGGGGTTGGAACAGGTTGCCGCTCGACTACTGCGTTCCGGTCCGCTGCGGGAGAGTATGATTGGTGTTTCCCATTTTGATTTTGGAATGGCGCCTCGGGGTATGGCAGCCATCGGGGATTCGTTTGGAGTGATTCCTCCTTTTACTGGAAATGGGATGGCTATGGCGCTTGAATCGGCCCTTTTGGCGGCGGATCTTCTGGAGGATTTTGCTTTGGGAAAGATCAGCTGGGATTCCCTAAAGGCTGAACTTTTCCGGAGGCTTCATTGGGCTTTCCGAGAGCGTATGTTTTTTGCAGGTCTCCTTCATCATGCGCTTCTTTCTGGATCGCTTTTCCAGTTCGGGGCTTCCCAGTTGCGAAAATGGGATCGTTCCTTTCCCTGGATCTACCAAAGGCTGTCCGGGTACCGTCTATGGGAAGGCAGCAAACGTTAGCGGGCAGCAGAAGCCCACTGGGTTTCATGAGGTGAAAACCAAAAGCACAGCCATCGGAGCACCTTGTTTCTTCAGGCTATAGCTACCGCTTTACCTCCCCACGCCTACACGCAGCGCGATTGCTGGGAAATTTTTCTTAAGGACTCCCGGCGAGCCCGGGAGGTACTCACTCCGGACTCGATCGCGTTTGTGGAACGCATTCTTTTAGGTGATAGCGGAATCGGATCGAGGCATTTTGCCCTGGAACCTTTGGCTAGCGCACTTGATTTGGATTCGGAACAGCTCAATCGTAAGTTTGAGGAACTGGCACCCCAACTGGGGTACCAAGCTCTGAAACGTGCCCTGGACAAAGCGGCAGTCACCGCGGAAACCCTCGATGCGCTCATTGTATGCACGTGTACAGGATACTTGTGTCCGGGTCTTTCCAGTTACATTGCGGAATTGGCCGGGCTCCGTTCCACTGCCTACCTACTTGATCTTGCGGGACAAGGGTGTGGTGCAGCTTTACCAGCTCTGCGTGCTGGTGCCGCTTATCTGGCAGGCCATCCGGAGGGATGGGTTGCTTGCGTGGCCGTGGAAATCTGTTCCGCTGCTTTCTATGTGGATAACGATCGCGGCGTTTTGGTCAGTCTTTGCATCTTTGGCGACGGCGCGGCCGCCACTATTTGGTCGGGTCGGCGAAAAGGGCTCGGATGGGAAGCTCACGATTTTGATTCGGAGCACCTTCCAAAGGAGCGCCAGAAACTGCGGTTTGAAAATCGGCAAGGAAAACTCCGGAACCTTCTCGATCGCACGGTTCCCCACTTGGCAGCCGAAGCAGTGAGCAAATTATGGGAGAGGGTTCCGGGGAAAAAGCGAGATATCTGCCGCATTGTTGCCCACCCTGGCGGAAAGGAAGTAATTGCCGCCCTGGAAGCCAAACTCCCCGGAAAGATCGTTCCCGAAAGCCGGCAAGTCCTGTGGCGCTGTGGCAACATGAGTAGCCCTTCCGTTTTGTTCGTTCTGGAATCCGTGCTGGAACGGCCCGCAAGCGAAGCACTTTGGATTGTCTCTTTTGGAGCAGGTTTTTCCGTTCATGCTGCCTGGCTGTCCCAGACTGAAGCCGCAAGCTAGCGAGCTAGTGCTGCTCTATCCTCATGCTGCAGACACAGCAGGGAAATTTTTGTTGCCTTGTGATATCCCGTTTGAGCTAGAAGCGTTCCTCAAACGATAGACAACCATTCCCCCGCCAGGAAAGATCGTCCCGGACCCCGGCCGAATAGCGGTGCCGACCATTTGTGTCTGCCGGGCTTTTACCGGCAAAGCCTGCGTAACGCCCAATGCCAAGAGGTTCCGAGGCAGGCGCCTCGGTAAGCCAGATGAGCCTCCCCACCGCCTCTAGTTAGCAGAAGAAAAAAGCTCCCGTGTATCGAACTCCTCGGGGTCGAGCGAGCATTCCAATGGGCGTTTGGTGATGCTGGTAACACCTCGGATAGCCCGCCTCGCGCCAGGCCTTGACGCACGGGCGGATCTCATTGACCAGTGGAATTTCGACCAAGATGCCGGGGTCGTCAAAAGACTTCGAACCCGGCGTGGCCACCGTACTCCCAGCCAGAGAGGGGGCCTTCGGCTAGATCGAAAGTCCGAGTCTCCCGGTCGTAGCGCCAGTGGCGCGCGCTCCCGGCATGGCGAGTTGATGATGACCAGGCGGGCGATGGTGGTCTTGCCCATTACGTGGCCCCGCACAGTTTCGCAGCACTCGCCGCAGCCACGATCGCGTCAAGCGCGTACCCAATCTCCAGGTCAATCGCGTTCGCAAGCACGGTAGCCACCAGCACGTGGTGATCGGTCTTGCTCATCAGATTCGGCAGGTTCGGCGATTGATAGAACTACCTGAACAACCGCTCAAGGAATTCGTTGCTCGCCTTGATGTCAGCGCTCCCGGGTCCTCGTCCAAGGTCCGCAAAGGAGCGCCCGATCTCCTTAATCGCCTCCTCCATAGCCTTGCGCCGCGCCCAAAGGGTTCTCCTTACTGATGGCGGCCCTGATCCTCGGCAAAGCAAAGGAGCGTCTCCGGTTGGCACAGGTCGTTCTACAGCTCGCACTTCCTCCACATCCGATGCACAAGATTGCGATCGGACGGTAGGCTCGCTCTCAGCCGGTCATAGATGGCGATCCCGACAAAGTCAGGCTTGGCTTCATGCAGGGCATAACAATGCTCCTGCGCCTTGCGCGGCTGGTTGGCGAGGTAATGCAAAAACGCTCATCCGAGCCGTTGCCGCGCCGGGTGATTCGACGCGATCGACAAGGCGCGTAGCGTGGCAAGATCGGTCGATCTTTCGAGGTACAGCACCCAACCGTTTCCGAATCCTCCTGGTTGCCCCAAAGAAAGACATGCTCGCCCATCGCCCAGCCACTCCCCCTACCAACCCAAGAGGATTTGCCAGTTTCCCGGCCGCCCGTCTCGGGCTGGACCCGTATCGCACCACACGCTTTCGGATCTTTCCCTTGAAAATAGGAAGAAGTCCCATCGAAGATCCTCTGGAGCTTCAGAGAAAAAGATCCCGGAGCCCAAAAAACGTTCCTACCGCACCTCCTCGTTCTCCTTTACCCCGCTCATCCCATGCCCCATACGACGGCCAAAGAAACCCATGG is drawn from Candidatus Methylacidithermus pantelleriae and contains these coding sequences:
- the folB gene encoding dihydroneopterin aldolase — its product is MDWISLEQMELWLRLGVTEEERAWPQKVLLSVRIGCLDLSPAAKTDALEKTVDYARICQSIRDLAQARPRCLLESLAWEVATAILQEPLVQEVEVEVRKFPLPSIGCVSLRIQRSKSQDGRAAGPSQVS
- a CDS encoding NAD(P)/FAD-dependent oxidoreductase, which encodes MKENQPITIVGGGIAGLALGICLAKRGLPVTVHEAQSYPRHKACGEFISGLSYEVVRQLGLEDLLAPLAKKARVAFFAGKRRVWEATIPKPVFVCSRHELDARLARAFVRYGGELRTGSRLPIQDRIGQVIASGRRKGKSSWLGLKVHLTKDQPDCDLELHVGKGAYVGFAWLPDGRVNACALLQRIPLGTFSDPLMRFAKALEEAGLEQVAARLLRSGPLRESMIGVSHFDFGMAPRGMAAIGDSFGVIPPFTGNGMAMALESALLAADLLEDFALGKISWDSLKAELFRRLHWAFRERMFFAGLLHHALLSGSLFQFGASQLRKWDRSFPWIYQRLSGYRLWEGSKR
- a CDS encoding glutamate decarboxylase codes for the protein LAFEILMPLHPGSGEKEARRRLPVPGEPSLWVPRDSFPSTGQSPRHALSLVEDELLLDGNARQNLATFCTTWFEPETRYLMGLGLDRNLVDRDEYPQTSEIERRCVAMLAELWNAPSREEAVGCSTTGSSEACLLAGLALLWRWKSRAGSLQGPPNLVTGPVQVCWEKFCRYWEVELREIAMEPGKWVARPEEVLKRCDKNTIGVVCTLGLTFTGHYEPVEEVSAALARWEKEQGIEIPIHVDAASGGFVAPFIHPQLRWDFRNPKVVSINASGHKFGLAPLGLGWVLWREKSFLPRELTFSVRYLGGEVPTYGLTFSRPGSQVICQYYQFLRLGREGYRKILSECFAIAQFLASQLDGFECFQLVHQGDQGIPVVCWTLDPCCRLPFSLYDVADRLRTRGWLVPTYPLVPNCQQMIVQRAVIRPGFTMELAYLFVDDLKKTLSYLESHPPAAPLTQEELGMFTHGGR
- a CDS encoding type III polyketide synthase; this translates as MFLQAIATALPPHAYTQRDCWEIFLKDSRRAREVLTPDSIAFVERILLGDSGIGSRHFALEPLASALDLDSEQLNRKFEELAPQLGYQALKRALDKAAVTAETLDALIVCTCTGYLCPGLSSYIAELAGLRSTAYLLDLAGQGCGAALPALRAGAAYLAGHPEGWVACVAVEICSAAFYVDNDRGVLVSLCIFGDGAAATIWSGRRKGLGWEAHDFDSEHLPKERQKLRFENRQGKLRNLLDRTVPHLAAEAVSKLWERVPGKKRDICRIVAHPGGKEVIAALEAKLPGKIVPESRQVLWRCGNMSSPSVLFVLESVLERPASEALWIVSFGAGFSVHAAWLSQTEAAS